The nucleotide window ACCGTGAATGCCTGCTTTAGTTTGATACAAGGATCAATTATCACATCCATACAGCAGGAGAATCTTCCGTGCCCATGCGCCGATGGTGCAATGCAGTTCACGCTGACAGACAAACCATACGATTTGCGAAAAGCTTGAACCACAAACAGTTCCCCATCTTTCTTTTCCTGAAAACAGACAATCTTCTCGCTCGAGCCCATGACAAGTGTTAAAGGAGTATCAAACACAATCGGAATTACGTGGTCCTTGTGTTTAGCCCGAATGTGGTTGCGGAGATTCTTGTCTGAGCCAACATAGTTGCAATCATTCAAGGGCACGGGGCAGAAACAAGGGGCGAAAAGACACTGCTTCTCATGGCTAGAGCGATTTCCAAACGAGGTATTTTCTTTACACCCGTATTTGGAATTTGGGCATGacactctacatgcttcaatgaCTCTTTCCATGGCTCTGCAACGACTGTACCCATTCGGTGATTTACAGGACGGGCAAATCTTCTTCACTTTTTCGCAGCACTGAGAACAGGCTAGATGGCCATTTTCACACTACAAAAAGAATCACAAAAATGGTTTAACTAATTGACCTACTCTCCCTTGgaaaaacaaatgaaataatAAGAATTCTCTCTATACAAACCCAATGAGAAATAAATGTCAACATTTCGTACGATTGAGAGTCTAGCAAGATTCAAAGACACTATATAGAGTTGTGAATCATGAAGAAGGACAAAACCTGAAATATAGGAATCTTCAGGGGCTCGCAGCAAATAGGGCATTCGAGAACATCTGGATCCAACAGAGTCAGGGAAACGGGTGTAGTGCTACTACTTTGATTCTCAGCGGACGGAGTTTGTTGCTCAGCCATGTTACATTTGAAAGATCCGTGAATAGTGATTTGGAGATATAAATAAGAGAGATGGCTAAA belongs to Brassica rapa cultivar Chiifu-401-42 chromosome A07, CAAS_Brap_v3.01, whole genome shotgun sequence and includes:
- the LOC103829298 gene encoding E3 ubiquitin-protein ligase SINA-like 10; protein product: MAEQQTPSAENQSSSTTPVSLTLLDPDVLECPICCEPLKIPIFQCENGHLACSQCCEKVKKICPSCKSPNGYSRCRAMERVIEACRVSCPNSKYGCKENTSFGNRSSHEKQCLFAPCFCPVPLNDCNYVGSDKNLRNHIRAKHKDHVIPIVFDTPLTLVMGSSEKIVCFQEKKDGELFVVQAFRKSYGLSVSVNCIAPSAHGHGRFSCCMDVIIDPCIKLKQAFTVREIQKKIHEEPKDSFMLIPSHMLMLTDWSFGIDICFSRGMDSFIRA